The following proteins come from a genomic window of Oncorhynchus kisutch isolate 150728-3 unplaced genomic scaffold, Okis_V2 Okis06b-Okis10b_hom, whole genome shotgun sequence:
- the LOC109886454 gene encoding WD repeat domain phosphoinositide-interacting protein 2, with amino-acid sequence MNTGQLHSPQPTRLLLSHTAGLDGAGPMNLASQSGETGCSQLLFANFNQDNTSLAVGTKSGYKFFSLSSVDKLEQIYECTDTEDVCIVERLFSSSLVAIVSLKAPRKLKVCHFKKGTEICNYSYSNTILAVKLNRQRLIVCLEESLYIHNIRDMKVLHTIRETPPNPSGLCALSISNDNCYLAYPGSATIGEVQVFDTVNLRAANMIPAHDSPLAAVVFDASGTKLATASEKGTVIRVFSIPEGQKLFEFRRGVKRCVSICSLAFSMEGLYLSASSNTETVHIFKLETQKEKPTEEPTTWGGYLGKVLMASTTYLPSQVTEMFTQGRAFATVRLPFSGHKNICALALIQKIPRLLVAAADGYLYLYNLDPQEGGECTLMKQHRLDGSAEPPNEILEQGSHDRPLTAQTYNTAGMKGYCEEAGAVGGAGLEDDLSDLRLDDENEEQPPLILETD; translated from the exons ATGAATACAGGCCAACTTCACTCTCCACAACCTACCCGACTGCTGCTTTCTCACACGGCTGGATTAGATGGTGCCGGGCCCATGAACTTGGCTAGTCAGAGCGGGGAGACCGGCTGTAGCCAGCTCCTCTTCGCCAACTTTAACCAGGACAACAC GTCTTTAGCTGTTGGAACCAAATCAGGCTACAAGTTCTTCTCCCTATCGTCTGTGGACAAGTTGGAGCAGATTTATGAATGTA CGGACACAGAGGATGTGTGTATTGTAGAGCGTCTGTTCAGCAGTAGTCTGGTGGCGATCGTCAGTCTGAAGGCTCCTAGGAAGCTGAAGGTCTGTCACTTCAAGAAGGGAACGGAGATCTgtaactatagttacagtaacactaTACTGGCTGTCAAGCTCAACAGACag aggctGATAGTATGTCTGGAGGAATCTCTGTACATCCACAACATCAGAGACATGAAGGTCCtgcacaccatcagagagacaccTCCCAACCCCTCAG GGTTGTGTGCTCTCTCCATCAGTAATGATAACTGTTACCTGGCCTACCCCGGCAGTGCTACAATAGGAGAGGTCCAGGTGTTCGACACGGTCAACctg AGGGCAGCCAACATGATCCCAGCCCATGACAGTCCATTAGCAGCTGTGGTGTTTGATGCTAGCGGAACCAAACTGGCCACAGCCTCGGAGAAG GGTACGGTGATTCGTGTGTTCTCCATCCCTGAGGGACAGAAACTGTTTGAGTTCCGTCGAGGAGTCAAAAG gtgtgtATCTATCTGTTCCCTGGCCTTCAGTATGGAAGGCCTCTACCTATCAGCATCCAGTAACACGGAGACGGTCCACATCTTCAAACTAGAGACGCAGAAAGAGAA gccaacaGAGGAGCCGACGACATGGGGTGGATACCTTGGGAAGGTCCTGATGGCGTCCACCACCTACCTGCCCTCTCAG GTGACAGAGATGTTCACTCAGGGACGAGCCTTCGCCACCGTACGACTGCCCTTCTCTGGACACAAGAACATCTGTGCTCTGGCCCT gatCCAAAAGATTCCTCGTCTCCTGGTAGCAGCAGCTGATGGATATCTGTACCTCTATAACCTGGACCCACAGGAGGGGGGAGAGTGTACCCTGATGAAACAACACAG GTTAGACGGCAGTGCTGAGCCGCCCAATGAGATCCTGGAACAGGGGTCACATGACCGACCCCTTACTGCACAGACCTACAACACCGCTGGGATGAAAG GTTACTGTGAGGAGGCGGGTGCAGTGGGAGGGGCGGGACTAGAGGATGACCTCAGCGATCTGCGATTGGACGATGAGAATGAAGAGCAGCCGCCACTCATCCTGGAGACGGACTGA